One genomic window of Desulfovibrio desulfuricans includes the following:
- a CDS encoding D-2-hydroxyacid dehydrogenase yields the protein MKIAILDGAVLNPGDVDWGPIASLGDVSIYETTPTEAVAERTKGADVVLVNKTPLTGANLEQLDSNVRMVGVLATGYNIVDVDALAARNVPVCNVVAYGVSDVAQHAMALLLELCRHTSLHSESVKNGDWLKSKSWCYWKIPPLCLEGLTMGLIGFGSIGRRMGELAHAFGMSVLAYCRTPKDPPSYGPFAFATLEHLLCASDVVSLHCPLTKETRNIINAKTLSSMRKGAILLNTSRGPLVDEAAAAEALKSGHLRGLGTDVLAQEPPQDDNPLFSAPNTLITPHIAWATTRARQNIIDLMAENIRRWHAGTPVNVVNGVK from the coding sequence ATGAAAATAGCCATTCTTGACGGTGCGGTGCTCAATCCCGGCGATGTGGATTGGGGTCCGATCGCATCCCTTGGCGATGTGTCCATTTATGAAACCACGCCCACCGAAGCGGTTGCAGAGCGCACCAAGGGGGCAGACGTGGTGCTTGTCAACAAAACTCCGTTGACTGGCGCAAATCTTGAGCAACTGGACAGCAATGTCCGCATGGTTGGCGTTCTCGCCACCGGCTATAATATTGTAGACGTTGATGCGCTGGCCGCCCGCAATGTTCCTGTGTGCAACGTTGTTGCTTACGGCGTGAGCGATGTGGCACAGCATGCAATGGCGCTCTTGCTTGAGCTGTGCCGCCATACAAGCCTGCATTCCGAGAGCGTCAAAAACGGCGACTGGCTCAAGTCAAAAAGCTGGTGCTACTGGAAGATCCCGCCTCTGTGCCTCGAAGGTCTGACCATGGGCCTCATTGGCTTTGGCTCCATAGGCCGCCGCATGGGTGAACTGGCCCACGCTTTTGGCATGAGCGTACTCGCCTACTGCCGCACCCCCAAGGATCCGCCGTCCTACGGCCCCTTTGCCTTTGCCACGCTTGAGCACCTGCTTTGCGCATCAGACGTGGTTTCCCTGCACTGCCCTTTGACCAAGGAAACACGCAATATCATCAATGCCAAAACGTTATCGTCCATGCGCAAGGGGGCTATTCTGCTGAATACCTCGCGTGGGCCGCTGGTGGATGAAGCCGCTGCTGCCGAAGCCCTGAAATCCGGGCATCTGCGGGGCCTTGGCACTGACGTGCTTGCGCAGGAACCTCCGCAGGACGACAACCCCCTATTTTCAGCGCCCAATACGCTGATTACGCCGCACATTGCCTGGGCTACCACACGTGCGCGGCAAAACATCATTGACCTCATGGCGGAGAACATCCGGCGCTGGCATGCAGGAACCCCCGTCAATGTGGTGAATGGGGTAAAATAA
- a CDS encoding amidohydrolase family protein: MYIDIHTHAFHPKIAHKAVDHLNDFYSVNCAGDGTIAHLLERERKAEMEKCVVLCAATAPAQVIPANNYAITLQKEHEDRVIAFGTVHPGYEDWESELKRIKAAGIRGIKLHPDFQSFWLDDPRLLPIFEAAQKDFVFEIHIGDKTTPAQNPSCPYKLAAILRQFPGMRVIAAHFGGYRMWAHALDALAGNRFENLWFDTSSTTPFATPLLAKKLLGAFPRERILFGTDWPLYDPVEERQRLQRLASLTDAEMETIMSNATSLLGDSATQAKSQHSH, from the coding sequence ATGTACATCGACATACACACCCACGCCTTTCATCCCAAGATAGCGCACAAGGCAGTGGATCACCTGAATGATTTTTATAGCGTCAACTGCGCGGGCGATGGCACCATCGCCCACCTGCTGGAGCGCGAACGTAAGGCCGAAATGGAAAAGTGCGTGGTTTTGTGCGCTGCCACAGCACCGGCCCAGGTTATTCCTGCAAACAACTATGCCATCACCTTGCAAAAAGAGCACGAGGACAGGGTCATCGCCTTTGGTACGGTGCATCCGGGCTATGAAGACTGGGAGTCCGAGCTTAAGCGCATCAAGGCCGCCGGCATTCGGGGCATCAAGCTGCACCCGGATTTTCAGAGCTTCTGGCTGGACGACCCTCGCCTTCTGCCCATTTTTGAAGCGGCGCAAAAAGACTTTGTGTTTGAAATTCACATTGGCGACAAAACAACGCCCGCCCAAAACCCCTCCTGCCCCTACAAACTGGCGGCCATTTTGCGCCAGTTCCCCGGCATGCGGGTGATTGCGGCGCATTTTGGCGGCTACCGCATGTGGGCGCATGCGCTTGATGCACTTGCTGGCAACAGGTTTGAAAACCTTTGGTTTGACACCTCAAGCACAACGCCCTTTGCTACCCCGCTGCTTGCCAAAAAACTTCTTGGGGCATTTCCGCGAGAACGTATTCTCTTTGGCACAGATTGGCCGCTGTACGACCCAGTGGAAGAGCGCCAACGCCTGCAACGCCTTGCCAGCCTCACGGATGCGGAGATGGAAACCATCATGAGCAACGCCACGTCCCTGCTGGGCGACAGTGCTACGCAGGCGAAAAGCCAGCACAGCCATTGA
- a CDS encoding FCD domain-containing protein: protein MNTENSKNMDAEAQAGRKRSIQRPRVHTEVLSCLLDDIQSGVYQVGQKLPSERELMDEFGVGRPAVREALSGLARMGLIEVSPGMRARVCRLTLKPLLREMRATLEIYSSSPDGWRQLHDLRLFFETAVVRRMALEITDEQLTHLDELLQNQRRLLDASEIRAFAEADIDFHRYLVECMGNNFLGLLAEGFAGWLITPLYASLQVRKQSERSYRAHVGVYEALKKRDPDLAEKAMRTHLDEMRGIYQVDVMVDEDEPAKDQN from the coding sequence ATGAATACCGAAAATTCGAAAAATATGGATGCCGAGGCACAGGCCGGAAGAAAGCGCAGTATCCAGCGGCCCAGAGTGCACACCGAGGTGCTGAGCTGCCTGCTGGATGACATTCAGAGTGGCGTTTATCAGGTTGGGCAAAAGCTGCCCTCAGAGCGCGAATTGATGGACGAGTTCGGCGTGGGCCGACCTGCTGTGCGCGAGGCGCTTTCCGGTCTGGCGCGCATGGGCCTCATTGAGGTATCACCCGGCATGCGCGCCCGCGTGTGCCGCCTGACGCTCAAGCCCCTGCTGCGCGAAATGAGGGCTACACTGGAGATTTACTCCAGTTCGCCTGACGGCTGGCGTCAACTGCACGATCTGCGGCTCTTTTTTGAAACCGCCGTGGTGCGCCGCATGGCCCTTGAAATAACTGATGAACAGTTGACCCACCTGGATGAGCTGCTGCAAAACCAGCGCAGATTGCTGGATGCATCGGAAATACGCGCTTTTGCCGAAGCGGATATTGATTTTCACCGCTATCTTGTGGAGTGCATGGGCAACAACTTTCTCGGTCTGTTGGCCGAAGGCTTTGCCGGATGGCTGATCACGCCTCTATACGCCTCCTTGCAGGTACGCAAGCAGAGCGAACGGTCATACCGCGCTCACGTAGGCGTGTACGAAGCGCTTAAAAAGCGTGATCCTGACCTGGCGGAAAAGGCCATGCGCACCCACCTGGACGAAATGCGCGGTATTTATCAGGTGGATGTGATGGTTGATGAGGACGAGCCAGCGAAAGATCAGAACTAG
- a CDS encoding NAD(P)-dependent malic enzyme: protein MSRIKNLREEALAMHKEYQGKIEVRVKAPVRDNDDLTLAYSPGVAEPCMEIHKDSAMLDVYTNHSNFVCVVSNGTAVLGLGSIGAAAAMPVMEGKSLLFKTFGDVDAFPICVDTKDTGKIVELVELMAPTFGGVNLEDIKAPECFVIEDTLKKNGIFKGPIFHDDQHGTAVVTLAGLINALKIVGKKLDEVTVVTSGAGAAGIAIIKLLMAVGLKNVIMCDSKGAIWQGRPEGMNPYKDEIAKHTNPNKIKGGLAEAIKGADVFIGVSAPNSLNEDMIRSMAKDPIVFAQANPIPEIWPLQRAFDGGAKVVATGRSDCPNQINNVLAFPGIFRGAIDVRATDINDAMKIAAAKALAELVKPEELSPGMIIPSTLNPDVAPLVAAATAKAAMESGIARVHMNPADVAENLRKRLAKRRG, encoded by the coding sequence ATGTCACGTATCAAGAACCTGCGGGAAGAAGCCCTGGCCATGCACAAGGAATATCAGGGGAAAATAGAGGTTCGGGTCAAAGCCCCTGTGCGCGATAACGACGACCTCACCCTGGCCTACTCGCCCGGCGTTGCCGAGCCTTGCATGGAAATTCATAAAGATTCCGCAATGCTTGATGTTTATACAAACCACTCCAACTTTGTCTGCGTTGTTTCCAACGGCACTGCCGTGCTGGGCCTTGGAAGCATCGGCGCTGCCGCAGCCATGCCCGTTATGGAAGGCAAATCCCTGCTGTTCAAAACCTTTGGCGATGTGGACGCCTTCCCCATCTGCGTAGACACCAAGGACACCGGCAAGATCGTGGAGCTGGTTGAACTGATGGCCCCGACCTTTGGCGGCGTGAACCTTGAAGACATCAAGGCCCCTGAATGCTTTGTTATTGAAGACACCCTGAAAAAGAACGGCATCTTCAAAGGCCCCATTTTCCATGACGACCAGCACGGCACCGCTGTTGTTACTCTAGCCGGTCTTATCAACGCTCTGAAAATTGTTGGCAAAAAACTTGATGAAGTGACCGTTGTCACCAGCGGCGCTGGCGCTGCGGGTATTGCCATCATCAAGCTGCTCATGGCCGTGGGACTCAAAAACGTCATCATGTGCGATTCCAAGGGCGCTATCTGGCAGGGCCGCCCCGAAGGCATGAATCCCTACAAGGATGAAATCGCCAAGCACACCAATCCCAACAAGATCAAGGGCGGCCTGGCCGAGGCCATTAAGGGCGCTGATGTCTTTATTGGCGTTTCCGCGCCCAATTCCCTGAACGAAGACATGATCCGCAGCATGGCCAAGGATCCCATTGTTTTTGCCCAGGCAAACCCCATCCCCGAAATATGGCCCCTGCAGCGCGCCTTTGACGGCGGCGCAAAAGTGGTGGCAACGGGCCGCTCCGACTGCCCCAACCAGATCAACAACGTGCTGGCCTTCCCCGGCATCTTCCGGGGCGCCATTGACGTGCGCGCCACCGACATCAACGATGCCATGAAGATCGCCGCCGCCAAGGCCCTTGCCGAACTCGTCAAACCTGAAGAGCTCAGCCCCGGCATGATCATTCCTTCGACCCTGAACCCGGACGTGGCTCCTCTGGTAGCAGCCGCCACAGCCAAGGCCGCCATGGAAAGCGGCATTGCCCGCGTCCACATGAATCCTGCCGATGTGGCAGAAAACCTCAGAAAGCGTCTCGCCAAGCGCCGGGGGTAA